Within Triticum dicoccoides isolate Atlit2015 ecotype Zavitan chromosome 1B, WEW_v2.0, whole genome shotgun sequence, the genomic segment CCCTCTCGGTCTGTCGGAAACCAGATTCGTCTCTATGCGGGGAATGGGTTGAACACTTGAACTAGACTCAGTCTAGTGTCATGGGGCGTGGAGAACTTACCGTGGATTTGGGTATAGGCGTTGAAATTATGGGTGCTATCAACATCTAAACCCTGGACCTCTAGTGCAGGGCGGTGAATTTCATCTTCGTTTATGTAGTAGGCTATCACTTCTCAAGGATGGTTTAAATTCAGAGCATTCATGGGAAATTGATGTACTGTCACAGCTGCTAGTGGTATTTCTGTATAGTAAATTAGTGATGGGTTTAGATTTAGTACTACATCTGTTTCCAGTCCCTCTTGCAACATTGTAGAGTTGCTCCAGTGCTCAGCAGAGAAAATTGTTCTCTTCTTCCTGGCAATTTGCCACAGATACAGTCAGACAGATGAGAGATTTTGATTTAATTGCGTGTTTGAACAGCTCGGGCTTTAATAAAGTTCTGGAGGAGCCTTGTCTAGAAATTGCTCTGGTATATTGCTATAAATTGCTGTGATAATGTCTGCCTGCCTTAGTTCTGTTTAACACACTTGCGCAACCAAGAATGTGCAGATTTTAGCTGATCCGTCATCCATGGTGATCTGTGGTGTGGCAGGACCATTTGAAGCATGAGATTAAGGTGGAGATCAAGAAGCGAGGGCGCGCATCACTAGTCGATTTATCAGATACCCTGGGGGTGGATCTTTACCATATTGAGAGGCAGGCACAAAAGGTCGTCACGGAGGATCCGGCCCTGATGTTGATCAACGGGGAGATCATGTCACAGTCTTACTGGGACACTGTGACGGAAGAGATAAATGAGAAGTTGCAAGAGCGCAGCCAGATTGCCTTGGCTGAGATTGCTGCACAGTTACACATTGGCTCAGAGCTAGTCCTCAATATTCTCGAGCCTCGGCTTGGAACTATTGTAAGCCTGCTGTGCTATCTCATGTTTTGAATGGTCTTTTCCTTTGCTGCTTTCGTTCAACCAAAAAGGTTCTATAAGTTCTATAAATCCTTCCAGGTGCAAGGAAGGCTAGAAGGTGGCCAGCTATACACTCCAGCATACGTCTCACGAATTACTGCCATGGTCCGTGGTGCGACAAGAGGTTTAACAGTTCCGACAAACTTGCCATCTGTCTGGAACTCCTTGCAGCAACAGCTCCAAGAAATGCACGGTGCTAATGGAGTTTCAGTGGAAGGTTCATTCTTCcagtccatttttgttgccttgctAAAAGAAGGTGCTGTACTTGGGTCTGTCCGTGCCGGAGTACATTGGACACCAGCTGTAAGTTCTGCATTGCAGTTCATATATCTAATTCGTAAACTATGTTTTAATGTTGTGCTTTTCTTTCTTTGCTAGGTATTTGCTCATGCTCAAAAGGAAAGCGTTGATGCATTTTTTTCACAGGTTGAGGCATCTCTAGCTTACATTTTAATTCCTGTTATTTAACATGttaaaaaaaaagggcaacctggtgcatgtagctcccgcttgcgcagggtccagggaagggtccgaccactttgggtctatagtacgcagcctttccctacatttctgtaagaggctgtttccaggacttgaatccatgacctcatggtcacaaggcagcagctttaccactgcgccaaggctccccttccctGTTATTTAACATGTTATTACAACTAAATAATTTCGAGCTGGTTGCATGAGTAGGCTTCACAGAAAAACATGTGTATTAATCCAGACAAGATCTCAACTGCTTCATGTGCACACCTTTGCATGACTACTGATCTAGTTCTTCCACATAATCCCACACAGTTTTGTAGACAGTTTTACTCCCATATAAAATCATATGAAAATCTCTTGGTCTGATATTTAGCAATCGGCATTGATAAGCAATTGTGTTCGGATCACATACTTTGCATTATTGTTATGCCTTATATCCTTCCATTTGTTTCACTTTTCATTTTCTGTACAGAACTCTTATATTGGGTACGAAGTGCTTCAGAAACTCGCAATTCCCCAGCCTAAACAGTACTTAGAGGTACACTTGAAGCTGTCAATATCCCTTCCCTGTTCAAAATGCAATGCCTGTTTGTTTGTTTGACTATCTTATATTCTACAGGCCAGATATCCAGATGGCATTGcactggaggctgtttttgtacatCCTTCTGTTGTCGATATGCTAGATGCTGCTGTGGGTGACGCAATTGAGAACGGACAATGGTATTGTTAAATGTCATGTCTGGTCTCAAGGTTTCATTGCTATTTGTCACTGTTATATGCTATGATGTCCTAACATGGCATGCATTCTAAAAAAATGAGCCTTCCAGTTCTGTTTGATAGTCCCTGTACGCATGGTGTGGAACAAATAAAACTGGTTTGTCATGTGGGGAATTCCCTACCAGTGTCAACATGGGACCGGGGCCTCTGTAGCTGGTTTACAAGCCAAGGGTGGTGCATCTAAGCAGGCAGCATCCTATTCCATGCCCTTTAAGTTAGGACTTTAGGTTGGAGATAAAGTTAGGggaaaaaactactccctccgtcactagtgtcaaaaacattcttatattatgggacggagggagtaggttggTTGGATCCCACTTTGAGCTGTAACCCATCCGTTTAAAGGATGGAATTATCAATAAGGCGCAAGCAAGTCAACATTTTCTCTTGCTTCCCCTGCACTCCCTTTTCTCCACGCCATTACAGCACCAGGATGACAAGATTCAGGGCCTAGACCACCCATCACACACACTGCATCCTGTTATGGCATGTGACAGGTGTTTGACTTATGAGTTATGACCTACATCAGCGTAGAGGAGCAAAGGGAGTAAACTGACCAAGCGATAGCAAGATGTATGAATTGATTAATTAGTTACATCAGTTCATTGAAGTAGTTGAGACTTCACAGGGTGTCTCAACATTTTGTGCAGCATCAAGATATTATTTGTGCCTTTCCTATTGACTGTTAGTAATCCCTTTTTCTGCCAAGCTAAGCACCTTTCAAGTTTTCATTGCTACAAAATACCCTTTATTTTTTCAGGATTGATTCTCTTTCGATCCTTCCATCATATATCAGTGGCCCTGATGCAACCAAGATATTGTCTCTTTGTCCATCTTTTCAGAAGGCAGCCAAGGTTGGCATATTTAAAGTAATCGAAATTTGTGTACTTTTCATAAATGGCCACACATTAAAAAAATCTTTCTTTGCAGTCTTCAAAAGCAGTGCTTTTTGGAGAATCATGTGTCTTCAGCAATGTGTTCATTAAGGTGAATTGTCAGAACCTGCTTGTTGCACCTGTGATAATCTGCAGTTATGTATGCACTATCCCATTATACCTCTCAAACGAGTGCAATTTGTCTGTTCTTCCGTCCATTTCAGGGTATTTTTGATCAACTTGAGAAAGAGATTGGCTCCTTTGGTATCAAACATAGTGCTGGTGGTCAAGGAACTCCCGTGAATATGAATTCAAGTAGTGAGCATAGGGCAGGATCTGTCCAGCACTCGGACACAAAAGACTTTGGTGATAATGACGCCAGCGGTACAGGTGCTTCATCGGACAGAGGACCAAAGAAGAAACGAGGAAAAGCGACGGGGTCTGCCAAAGGCGGAGCAGTTGAGAAGGATGATGATGAAGAAATCATCCCTGTAAAGGGCAAGAAAGCTCATAGGAAAAACAAGGACGCTGGTTCTTCAGGTGATGCAAAGCGCGGTGGTAAAAAGGCACCAGAGAAACCAAAAGAGGAGAACACAAATATCTTCCCCGATGAGTTGATAGAGCAAAAGGTTTTGGCTGTTGCTCCGGAGTTAGAAGAGTTGGGAGGTCAGGAAACTAGATAAGATTAACCTTGTTGTTTCTATTCAGTTGAAATTGTGCTTCTACAAATTTCTTAACTTTTGAAACCAACATTAGGCTCAGACGACTTAAATGGCCCTATTAAATTATTGTCCTCTCACCTGAGGCCAATGCTTATTGATGCATGGAAGAAGAAAAGGAACACCATGCTGTCAGAAAATGCTGAAAGGAGGCGAAGTGTACTTGATAATCTGCAAAAGCAGCTAGATGAGGTATCTGCTTTTGCATCCCATTTTCTTTGTGCTTCCTTTCTGTACTATAGTTTCTGGATAGCCTTGAAATTGTTCGATATTGCTACTGTATTTTAAATTGTTTTCCTGCATTTCTCTTCTGGTGCTAGATAATCTAACTTTTTTCAATATTATTCTTTGCCATCGTTAGGCTGTCCTCGATATGCAACTCTATGAAAAAGCTCTAGATGTGTTTGAGGATGATCCTGCTACCTCTGTAAGCTACTATAGCCTATGTGCATCGTTCTCACAAGATCGCTTGCTACTCAATATGTTAGCAGCCTTTACTTACGGTCCTTTCTTTACCtgttttttgcagggcatattacaCAAGCATCTGCTAAGAACTATGGGTACTCCAATAGTCGACAAGATTTTATCTAGTCTGGTAACTTCTATAAGCTCACAGTATGGTTGCCTGCAATATTATAATTCATAAAAATTTCTGTGATGTATCCATTTTGGCTTTAATATTACAGTTGCAAAAGAACCGTTAAAATAACATGCGTCCCTGATTTTGTTACTTCCTTACTAGCGACCTTTCTTGCGTGATGAACTAAGAAACTGGGACTAGCTTATAGCTCCTATTTCAAATCTGAATCGTTTAAAAGGTTTTGTAACCTACTTCTCTGACTAGTACATGTACTTTACACTGAACAACCAATAGGATAGGGACAACAAATTGAAGAATGGAATGGAGTATGAAGACAGTGAAGAACAGCATGCTCAGCTGAGCACTACTGACCGCACTTTTCTGGTACAATTCACTTGTTTCATTtttccatatattatgtaatgttttcCTGTGTCAATCCTGAATGAAGATGTCATTTGGTTTAACCTCTTGGGTTTGCTTTCTGTTAAAAAAACATCAGGCAAAGGATCTTCCAGGGCAATTGTCATCGAAGGCTCAAGCTTTAGTTGAAGCACTGGAGGGAAAGGTTTGTCTGTAACCAAGAAATACTGTTTGATGAATTGATTGAAGCCTTGAACTCCTTAGTTCGTATTTTTCTTGTTCTAAATCTAGTATGCATAACAGCTTAAATTCTGGTAATATGTTAGCACCTACAGTTAAACAATCTAACACACCACAAAAACTTTAGTCTGGGTCTCTAGGGTAGGTCAGACATTTGGAAGATGAACATGACAAATTACTAAACATTTTTGATGCGATGATCtatacagagatgaagttcttccgtGAAGCATCCTGCATTATGTTTATCACCAGATTGCCAAGATGCTATGTTGTAAATACCCAACACCTATACCGTGTACAACATCCTGTCATTCTGTGGACTAACAATGAAATCCACTTCATGTTCATTTTCTGTGTTTTTCTTGTTCTAAATCTAGTATGCATAGCAGCTTAAATTCTGATAATATGCTAGCACATGCAGTTAACAATCTAACATACAACAAAACTATGTCTGGGTCTCTGGGGTAGAGCAGACGTTTAGATGCTTAACATGATAAAATACTTACTCAACAATTTTGAGGCAATGAATCTTTATATAGATGAAGTTCTTCCATGAAGCTTCCTGCATTATGTTAATTACCAGCTTGCCAAGATGCTATGTTATAAATACCCATCATTCACAATTTCTTCTATGCTGTCTATATCCTCTAAAACATCCTTTCCTTCTGCAACTTAACCACGAAATCCTATTAATGCTAATTTTCTGCGTGTTCTAGAACACCAATTGTTTGATCCTGTAATAACTAATAAAATAGATATGC encodes:
- the LOC119318553 gene encoding E3 UFM1-protein ligase 1 homolog; this translates as MDAELLELQRQLEAAQSARSSVRLSERNVVELVQKLQERGLIDFELLHTVSGKEYITSDHLKHEIKVEIKKRGRASLVDLSDTLGVDLYHIERQAQKVVTEDPALMLINGEIMSQSYWDTVTEEINEKLQERSQIALAEIAAQLHIGSELVLNILEPRLGTIVQGRLEGGQLYTPAYVSRITAMVRGATRGLTVPTNLPSVWNSLQQQLQEMHGANGVSVEGSFFQSIFVALLKEGAVLGSVRAGVHWTPAVFAHAQKESVDAFFSQNSYIGYEVLQKLAIPQPKQYLEARYPDGIALEAVFVHPSVVDMLDAAVGDAIENGQWIDSLSILPSYISGPDATKILSLCPSFQKAAKSSKAVLFGESCVFSNVFIKGIFDQLEKEIGSFGIKHSAGGQGTPVNMNSSSEHRAGSVQHSDTKDFGDNDASGTGASSDRGPKKKRGKATGSAKGGAVEKDDDEEIIPVKGKKAHRKNKDAGSSGDAKRGGKKAPEKPKEENTNIFPDELIEQKVLAVAPELEELGGSDDLNGPIKLLSSHLRPMLIDAWKKKRNTMLSENAERRRSVLDNLQKQLDEAVLDMQLYEKALDVFEDDPATSGILHKHLLRTMGTPIVDKILSSLDRDNKLKNGMEYEDSEEQHAQLSTTDRTFLAKDLPGQLSSKAQALVEALEGKRFDSFMDALRDTAEESGLLFKKLDKRLERSMLHSYRKDLIAQVSSETDPVSFLPKVVALLFLQAHNKGLQAPGRAVGAVITLLKDKLPASTFKVLTEYHATTVKVLALQAAATGDDDDCASDRMLEKKEDLEERLMPELKSLALGTTKE